A DNA window from Massilia putida contains the following coding sequences:
- a CDS encoding ClpP family protease, with protein MALHIVHFIGPINANSACTVRNLCLQALQSGATELELHMSTEGGNMTAGFALYYFLKSLPLPLTTWNVGSVESVGVAIFLAGAKRYACPGTRFLIHPLHWGFGNLVAADHARISEWRDCLDFDAERYAAIFEDATRGARGAHDIRSYLTACSRIYTAEQAVEAGIVHEARQARLPEAGTTSHWWN; from the coding sequence ATGGCATTGCACATCGTTCATTTCATCGGACCGATCAACGCGAACTCCGCCTGCACCGTGCGCAACCTGTGCCTGCAGGCGCTGCAAAGCGGCGCGACCGAACTCGAACTGCACATGTCGACCGAAGGCGGCAACATGACGGCCGGCTTCGCGCTGTACTACTTCCTGAAGTCGCTGCCGTTGCCGTTGACGACGTGGAACGTGGGGAGCGTGGAATCCGTCGGCGTCGCGATCTTCCTCGCCGGCGCGAAGCGCTATGCCTGCCCCGGCACGCGTTTCCTCATCCATCCGCTGCACTGGGGCTTCGGCAACCTCGTCGCGGCGGACCATGCCCGCATCTCGGAATGGCGCGACTGCCTCGATTTCGATGCCGAACGCTACGCCGCCATCTTCGAAGACGCCACCCGCGGCGCACGCGGCGCCCACGACATCCGTTCCTACCTCACGGCTTGCTCCCGCATCTACACGGCCGAGCAGGCCGTCGAAGCGGGCATCGTGCACGAGGCGCGGCAGGCGCGCCTGCCGGAAGCGGGCACGACGTCGCACTGGTGGAATTAA